CCTTGTCGATCTCTTTTCGCAGCTTCTTGATTTCTTTGGCAACATTTTTTTCATCAGGAACAGCCGCGACGACCGAGTCGATTTGAGCGAGAGCCGCGGGCGGATCGATAGTCACGGGCTTTTCGGCCAACGCGAACAGCACTCCGACGGCGACGGCCATTGCTAAGACAAGATAAATGACAAGTCTGATCATTGCAGTCCCTCGAGTTTTCGAACGATAGTGACGGGTGTTCCGACGCGCGCGAATTTCATCAAATCCAGCATATCGTTGTCCGCCAGCGCGACGCAGCCATCCGTCCAATTTTTGTTTTGCCCGCCGTGACCATGAATCTCAATCAGTTTTCCGATCCCCGCACGGCTGGAAATTCGGCCGTTGCGTTTGTTGGCGGCGAATCTCTTCTTGTCGTCGTCATTGGGATAGTTGAGGAGCAGCGCTTTGTAATAGCGGCTGGACTGCTTGACTTCGGAAACTCTGTAAGTTCCTTCAGGTGTCGCTCCGTCACCCGCGAACATCTTTTGATAGGCGGCGTTGAATCCCAAATCACACTCGTAGGACTTGATCTTTCTCCCGCCGTCAATAAGATGCAGTTTGTGTTCTTCCTTGTCCACGATTATGGCAATGCTGCGGTTCTTCTTGCTTTCGGAAACGGTGGCATTAACCCATTTCTTGGCGACTTGTATGCGCTCTTGGGCGTCCGCGTCGTGGTTGTTAATAGCGTCACGCAGTGCCGAGAGCTGGTCGCGGCATTCCTGCGCGGCGTCGAGAGCTCCGTCGACGTCTTCTTGTTCAAGCAGGCTAACGGCGGTCGCTTGACTCATTTGAGCCAAAGACCATAGTTTCTCCGCTCGATATACGGTTAGCTTAACGTCGAGTGATTTTCTCCAGCTTTCCAGGTTCCTTGTCAAATCATCGAGTTCGGTCCGGGCAAGCCTTAGGCTTTCGGCACGGCGCACGTGCGCGGAATCGTTGGCAATCTGCGCCAGACTACGGGCATATGAAATCAGAGAGTCGGCGGAGTCATAGCCGCGCAGAATCGAAAGACGGCCTTGCTGATAGGCCATTTCCTCGCGAGCTTTCTGCAGCGCCAGTTCAGCCGACTCGAGCTCTTCTTTGGCATACTTGCTGGCATAGCCATCGCGCAAATTCGAGATCGCCGATTCGGCACGAACCATGTCGGCGAGAGGAGGAGTATCGCAACCCAACCAGAGAACGGCTGAGAGTATCAGAGTAAGCAAAACAGTCGGTCTGAGCATTCGACGCAGAATATCAGTTGAAGCAAGTATAGTTAATTAGAGAGTGCAGGGAGCCGCAACAGTCTGCGGCTCCCTGTTAAACTCACGAAGATTGCTGCGGGTTGCCCCGAAGGTTACTTCCTCTTACCCTTGGCCATTTCTTGAGCCTTGCCGATCTCAGCCATGATGCTTCCGACTCTCTGTTGAACGGTCTGCATCTTGGTGCGCGCGGAAATGTACTTTCCTTGGTTGAATTCGGCGACTGCGGAGTCGTAGGCGCTGTGCGCGGCGGAGAGGTCGCTCTTGATCAATTCGATGTCAGCCTTGTTACCCTTGCCAACGGGGGCCTTTGCCAGAGCAGAGTCGGCTCCGGCAAGCGCGTTCATCAACTGCTCTTGCATACCGGTCAGCTCGGTTTTCATTCTTTCCTTTTCGGCGGCAGCGGCAGTCGCGGCTTGGTTCGCCATTTCGGAAGCCTTGGCGAGCTGAGCCTTGGCGGCGTCGTAGTTGCGGAACAAGGCAAACTTGCCGTCTTGCTCCTTAATAGCGGCCATTGCAGCGTTCAGCGTGTCGCGGGCGGCGTTGTAAGCCTGCGCGGCATACTGTTCGGCCTCGGCAGTCTTGGCAGTGGCGACAGCGGCGCTCGCGGCATCAGACTCAGCCTTGGGCGGCTCGGCACAGCCCGCCAAAAACAGCAGCGGTGCGATCCACAGAACGGCAATAATCGTTTTCTTCATGGTGTCCTTCCTTGAACCCGGTTGGAGTGGATTGACACGGAGTCGTTGCGGCCGGGTAACCTTGGCGGCCCGTGGGCGAACAATGGTCATTGTTCACCAACTAAATAAAGGTAACAAAAATTTTTCGTAAGTAAACCCCTATAGGGTCTTCTATGACAGCAACTGGCGACTTATGACGGCCAATGCCTCTCGCGCCGTATCCGGCAATGTCTTTTCAGGCAGCATTGTAACCCTCTTGCGGATGAGCAAGGCGGCCACGCCATGTGCCGAGCCCCAGATGGCCAATGAAGCGGCCTCGACCGACGTGCTTTTGAAAAGTCCTTTGGATTGGCATTCCGCGACCGTTCCCGACAGCAACCTAAACGCTCTGCGGCCATAGCGCCATTCCGCTGTTTCTAATATCTTTGGCAGCGGCGTAAAGAGCATAAACATCAAGTCATAGTATTCCGGTTCATCGAGCG
This region of Calditrichota bacterium genomic DNA includes:
- a CDS encoding L,D-transpeptidase family protein codes for the protein MLRPTVLLTLILSAVLWLGCDTPPLADMVRAESAISNLRDGYASKYAKEELESAELALQKAREEMAYQQGRLSILRGYDSADSLISYARSLAQIANDSAHVRRAESLRLARTELDDLTRNLESWRKSLDVKLTVYRAEKLWSLAQMSQATAVSLLEQEDVDGALDAAQECRDQLSALRDAINNHDADAQERIQVAKKWVNATVSESKKNRSIAIIVDKEEHKLHLIDGGRKIKSYECDLGFNAAYQKMFAGDGATPEGTYRVSEVKQSSRYYKALLLNYPNDDDKKRFAANKRNGRISSRAGIGKLIEIHGHGGQNKNWTDGCVALADNDMLDLMKFARVGTPVTIVRKLEGLQ
- a CDS encoding TetR/AcrR family transcriptional regulator translates to MSIVDRKLREKQEMRSNILEAAKDLFAEDGFQNVSIRKIADKIEYSPATIYLYFKDKDAILFDLHNEGFRKLFKRQRDNAKVKDPVKRLDALLKTYLEFALDEPEYYDLMFMLFTPLPKILETAEWRYGRRAFRLLSGTVAECQSKGLFKSTSVEAASLAIWGSAHGVAALLIRKRVTMLPEKTLPDTAREALAVISRQLLS